Proteins encoded in a region of the Misgurnus anguillicaudatus chromosome 9, ASM2758022v2, whole genome shotgun sequence genome:
- the LOC129424152 gene encoding olfactory receptor 13H1-like: MDNLTFRYSILLLEGMKVTPQSGYIAFIFLLIAYIYIMLCNILILIQILTEKSLHQPMYLLYCNLTLNDVIGTTVLVPRLLKDFLTDPSARYITYVECVFQAYFIHLNGTTSHTILMIMAFDRYVAICNPLRYSTIMTSEMVVKLSAGAWGVALVLVGILLSLTIRLSHCRSVIQNHVCDNASLFKLSCENVMINNVYGLTFTVVLLVFSIGSVMLTYLRIAIVCFKSKNKKTNRKAFKTVTTHLTLYLLMMVSGFVVIFLHRFSEYADNRRILNVIFNVVPPGLNPIIYGLQAKDIRQSILKRLKNKLSGM; this comes from the coding sequence ATGGACAACCTGACATTCAGATACAGCATACTCTTATTAGAAGGGATGAAAGTTACTCCTCAGTCTGGCTATATTgcatttatatttcttttgattgcttacatatatattatgctgtgtaacattttgattttgattCAGATCTTGACAGAAAAAAGTTTACATCAGCCCATGTATTTACTTTACTGCAACTTGACGCTTAACGATGTAATAGGGACAACTGTTCTTGTGCCACGCTTGTTGAAGGATTTTCTAACTGATCCCTCCGCACGCTACATCACTTATGTGGAGTGTGTTTTTCAAGCttattttatacatttgaaTGGAACGACATCTCACACTATTCTAATGATCATGGCCTTTGACAGATATGTGGCCATATGCAATCCATTACGATACTCAACAATAATGACCAGTGAAATGGTGGTAAAATTATCAGCAGGTGCCTGGGGTGTCGCATTAGTGCTGGTGGGAATTCTACTTAGTCTGACTATACGTCTGTCTCACTGCAGATCTGTGATACAAAATCATGTGTGTGACAATGCTTCGCTGTTTAAACTGTCCTGTGAAAATGTTATGATCAATAATGTGTACGGATTAACTTTCACTGTGGTTTTACTTGTCTTTTCAATAGGGAGTGTAATGCTGACATATCTTAGGATTGCTATAGTATGCtttaaaagcaaaaacaaaaaaacaaacagaaaagctTTTAAAACCGTCACCACTCACCTAACTCTTTATTTATTGATGATGGTTTCTGGATTTGTTGTAATATTTCTCCATCGTTTCTCTGAATACGCAGACAACAGGagaattttaaatgtaatatttaatgTTGTACCTCCAGGCCTAAATCCCATAATATATGGTTTGCAAGCCAAGGACATAAGACAAAGCATTCTTAaacgtttaaaaaataaattaagtggtatgtaa
- the LOC129423275 gene encoding olfactory receptor 1L3-like: MDNLTFKYSILLVEGLKIAPQSCQPTFIILLIAYVVILIFNIGIVIQISAEKSLHEPMHILFCHLPINDMMGATVLVPLLLRDILTDPSMRYITYVECVLQAFFTHLYGTTSHTILMIGLTIRLSHCRYGIQNHMCDNASLFKLSCENVVINNVYGLTFTVVLLTSSIGFIAITYLRIAMVCIKSKNKATNSKAIKTCCTHLAVYIILLVCGFTPIILHRFPEYNDSRKLASVMFHVLPPALNPMIYGLQAKEIRQSIFKIFRNKVNTKIF, encoded by the exons ATGGATAACCTGACATTCAAATACAGCATACTCTTAGTAGAGGGACTGAAAATAGCACCTCAGTCATGCCAACCAACATTTATTATTCTTTTGATTGCTTATGtagttattttaatatttaacattgGTATTGTGATTCAAATTTCAGCCGAAAAAAGTTTACATGAGCCCATGCACATTCTGTTCTGCCACTTACCAATTAATGATATGATGGGGGCAACTGTTCTTGTGCCACTCTTGCTAAGGGATATTTTAACAGATCCCTCTATGCGCTACATCACTTATGTGGAGTGTGTTTTACAAgctttttttacacatttgtaTGGAACAACATCTCACACTATTCTAATGATC GGCCTGACTATACGTCTGTCTCACTGCAGATATGGGATTCAAAACCACATGTGTGATAATGCTTCACTATTTAAACTGTCCTGTGAAAACGTTGTGATCAATaatgtgtatggattaactttCACTGTGGTTTTACTCACCTCTTCTATTGGGTTCATAGCAATCACATATCTCAGAATAGCAATGGTATgcataaaaagcaaaaacaaagCAACAAACAGCAAAGCCATAAAAACTTGCTGCACTCACTTGGCTGTTTATATAATTTTGCTTGTCTGTGGATTTACACCGATTATTCTCCATCGTTTCCCTGAATACAATGACAGTCGGAAGTTAGCTAGTGTAATGTTTCATGTTTTACCGCCAGCCTTGAATCCCATGATATATGGTTTACAAGCCAAAGAAATAAGACAGAGCATTTTCAAAATTTTTAGAAATAAAGTCAATACTAAAATCTTTTAA